The following proteins are co-located in the Streptomyces sp. NBC_01198 genome:
- a CDS encoding extracellular solute-binding protein, translating into MRHPKVKIALALLSVTLLTAACGRSSDSDGGADSSQSAGQNAAAPTTAELTMWAMGSDGDNLPKLLKQFETENPGYKVKVTSIPWQDAAAKFRTAEAGGVTPDIARSAPR; encoded by the coding sequence GTGAGACATCCCAAGGTGAAGATCGCCCTCGCCCTGCTGTCCGTCACGCTGCTGACCGCCGCCTGCGGGCGGTCGTCTGACAGCGACGGAGGAGCGGATTCAAGCCAGTCGGCGGGGCAGAACGCCGCCGCACCCACCACCGCCGAGCTCACCATGTGGGCTATGGGCAGCGACGGCGACAACCTCCCCAAGCTGCTCAAGCAGTTCGAGACCGAGAACCCGGGCTACAAGGTCAAGGTCACCTCCATCCCGTGGCAGGACGCGGCGGCGAAGTTCCGTACCGCGGAGGCCGGTGGCGTCACCCCCGACATCGCCAGGTCGGCACCACGCTGA
- a CDS encoding ROK family transcriptional regulator, giving the protein MSRRTSTPSAAQIRWMNAAAVYDAMRDGGSSTATDLMTLTGLSRPTVHTTCDWLIAQGLVVEVPSDPAQDAQPGRPARRYRTDPQAGFVVSLDVRESRVTAAVADLTGRVCGELSHEVGTDTTLRSQVTTHGPAIAHEVIALAGIAPEAVWQVCVSIPAPVQSHDYDAATAAQYRAGSRDVITELEHTLPWPVVAENDANLAMIGEHWQGAARGLRNAVLLDVCENGFGAGLIVNGRLVRGSKGVAGEMTAVSLLADMGPPGGVTRKAAQLGAEAVRLGAEAAGGATAGPGRLVEMAAGRPEAVTADMVFAAYDAGDPVASRIVDRLGSIVARPVAMVATFLDPELVVICGLPAATSARLMPAIGEHTRDLCERQLGTPAPRLSPAALGGRATVLGGVRRALDEVEGRLFGASHSDRWSTPAAPSARTADAR; this is encoded by the coding sequence GTGTCAAGGCGCACGAGCACCCCGTCAGCGGCGCAGATCCGCTGGATGAACGCCGCCGCGGTCTACGACGCCATGCGGGACGGCGGGTCCAGCACGGCGACCGACCTGATGACCCTGACCGGGCTGTCCCGGCCGACCGTGCACACCACCTGCGACTGGCTGATAGCCCAGGGCCTGGTGGTCGAGGTGCCCAGCGATCCCGCGCAGGACGCCCAACCCGGCCGCCCGGCCCGCCGCTACCGCACCGATCCCCAGGCCGGTTTCGTGGTCTCGCTCGACGTGCGCGAGAGCCGGGTGACCGCGGCCGTCGCCGATCTGACCGGGCGGGTGTGCGGGGAGCTGTCCCACGAGGTCGGCACCGACACCACCCTGCGCTCGCAGGTCACCACGCACGGCCCGGCCATCGCGCACGAGGTCATCGCCCTCGCCGGGATCGCGCCGGAGGCGGTGTGGCAGGTGTGCGTGAGCATCCCGGCGCCGGTGCAGTCGCACGACTACGACGCGGCGACCGCGGCGCAGTACCGCGCGGGCAGCCGAGACGTGATCACCGAACTCGAACACACCCTGCCGTGGCCGGTGGTCGCGGAGAACGACGCCAACCTGGCGATGATCGGCGAGCATTGGCAGGGCGCGGCCCGCGGCTTGCGGAACGCGGTGCTGCTCGACGTGTGCGAGAACGGCTTCGGCGCCGGGCTGATCGTCAACGGCCGCCTGGTGCGCGGCAGCAAGGGCGTGGCCGGCGAGATGACCGCGGTGAGCCTGCTGGCCGACATGGGTCCGCCCGGCGGAGTGACCCGCAAGGCGGCGCAGTTGGGCGCGGAGGCGGTGCGGCTGGGCGCTGAGGCGGCCGGCGGGGCGACGGCCGGGCCCGGGCGGCTGGTGGAAATGGCCGCGGGCCGGCCCGAGGCGGTGACCGCCGACATGGTCTTCGCGGCCTACGACGCCGGCGACCCGGTCGCGAGCCGGATCGTCGACCGGCTCGGTTCGATCGTGGCACGCCCGGTCGCGATGGTGGCGACCTTCCTCGACCCCGAGCTCGTGGTGATCTGCGGCCTGCCGGCGGCCACTTCGGCGCGGTTGATGCCCGCCATCGGGGAGCACACGCGCGACCTGTGCGAGCGGCAACTGGGCACACCGGCGCCGCGGTTGTCGCCTGCCGCGCTCGGCGGCCGGGCGACCGTGCTCGGCGGGGTGCGCCGGGCCCTTGACGAGGTCGAGGGCCGGCTCTTCGGCGCCTCGCACAGCGACCGCTGGTCCACCCCCGCGGCGCCCTCGGCGCGTACCGCCGACGCCCGCTGA